In the genome of Brachypodium distachyon strain Bd21 chromosome 3, Brachypodium_distachyon_v3.0, whole genome shotgun sequence, the window GATTTCACATCCCCAGTTCAAATTTTAACCACATACCCACTTCTGATTATTCATGTTATTATAATATATACCATGCCTGATTTTTGAGCTCTTCTGGCCTCTTCAGGACCATTCAAGATCAATGGAGTGCCAATTCGCCGCGTCAACCAGACTTATGTTATTGCCACATCCACAAAGGTTGACATCTCTGGTGTTAAGGTGGAGAAGTTTGATGACAAGTACTTTGCTAGGGACAAGAAGGCAAGGGCAAAGAAGACAGAGGGGGAGCTTTTTGAGACAGAGAAGGAGGTACAACCATGGGCCATTATCCTTTGCAAGATTTACTTATGTTATCAGTCTTTGCTCCAGTATTTATTATGTCTCTTATTTGTTAAACCTACAAGACTACCAAGAATCTGCCTGACTTCAAGAAGGATGACCAGAAGACCATTGACGCTGAGTTGATCAAGGCTATTGAGGCCGTCCCAGACCTTAAAAACTATCTTGGTGCCCGGTTCTCTCTCAGGGACGGTGACAAGCCACACGAGATGACTTTCTAAGTTGGTACAAGTTTCTGAGTTTTGTGGAAGTCTTTTTGCCTAGCTTGTTTCTGTACTTCTGAACTGTGTACCCCGGTAGTTAACTTCTTATATCTATTGAAGTTTGCCTGTCAGATATTATGAGAAGGATAAGAGAATTATTACCCCCTGTGGTTGTTCATCGCAACATCTTCTCAATGTTTAGGTCACGCATGTTTGCTGCCTTTTGATTTCATATTTGTTTGATCTGCTGATAATTCAGCAGCCGCAATTTTTGTCTTTTGAGGAATTTGGTGTTCGTGTTTTGGTTGGGCTCATTGGTCGATGTAGTCAAAACATGTAACTTGcgaaaagaaacatgcactGGTTTGCAGCACGGTTCTGAGTTCTGACAGGAGCTTCGAGTTTGCCAGCCTTTCTCACAAGTTCCAAGACGTAGTAAGCATCATTGAAGCTTCTAGTTTTCAGCGTTGTATCTGCTCAAAGAAATTGCAACGCTAGTCACTGAACGTATCGATTATTTTGGTTTGCAAAATCTACAAATTCTCTCACTTGGCATTTCTGTTCGATAGACGCGGTCGGCTTAATGTCATGATGATCATCCATTTGTAGTGAAACCTATTATGTGCCTACATTCTATTTCTAGGTCCACCTcttaatcattttttttagatgatcagGGGCTCGTCCCCGGTCCCAACCTTTCATTGAGACCCATTTTGGGACCAAAATCGCATCACTGTAGCAGAACAAGTTTTGTCGCAAAAGACCAAAAGCTATTCCTCGCTAAAACCTATCTTTCTATCAAACGCAGCTAAGGAGTTTCATTATAGCCGACGCTGGCGAATTCAGCGAGCCTCGCAAGGCATCGAGGAAGATCTTGGGAGCATtgctagcttcttcttcatggGGGACGCTGCGGAGAGGAGCCGCCAACGTCCAATGGGGAGACTGTGCTCAGTAGGGGCGCCCAACGAGCATCCACGCGTGGGGGGGGAAAGCTAGAGCGTGTCGAAGATCTTCATCTTGGCGTAGTCCCCCAAGAGCGTGTCGTCAGGCCTTGACGCCAGCGAACAGACTCTACCTCCAGTAGAGCTGAAAGCCGCTAGCACCAGCCCAAGAGAGGGGGTGCCTTCAGCACCGAGCGGAGGAGGGAACAAAAATCCTCGACCTGTTCCAAAACCTCCAGCTTGAAGATAACCTTCCATTTCTGGAGTGTTCGGAGGATGAGTCACCACAATTGGTTAGAGCTaatgaaagggcatttctctcctagttaattttggtggtgatgacaacgtgtgttatggactaatcgtgcgttaagtatttcagatttgatatcaaatggtGCAAAACGATTCGATGCCCTCAAGTTGGAAAACGAAGAGTAGTGGagttttagcggctttttcggttattgagtcgtaggaactccgtactattaagagggagtccacatgagaaggtaatgggtgaatcgcttttcacgtacacaaacaaacatcttACATCCACATAAAGTCTAcccaaaaagtgagagagaaccaACTCTAGAGCCTAACTGGTGTGCATTTGCCTGCCCAggtccggaagttccggtgggGTTCCGGTACCACAGAACTTCTGCCAACCTCCAGACCAGGTCCGCaacgctactggaatccaTTGTGGATTTCCGGAAGTTGAGCCGGAACAGGGCCGGAACTTCTGGTGACAAGCGGAAGTTCCACCCCTGGAActcgcagtgcataacggttagattttggGGAGTCCAaatatataccccttcgtccccaacgggttcCTTGCCCGAGTACCAAGCAAAGAAcatccccctctctctctcccaagaaCTCCCTAAGCTTTATTCTACTAGATCTACCTCCAAAAGGCTtcccccttgttgattctttgaggattggaggagaagacctagatctagggtttcaccaagtcacaaagttgattccccttgtttctcttgtggattttgtttctcttgggCATTTGGGAGCCCTAGACGGAAGTGGTTGCCTTGAGCTCTTCCCTTGGGGATTGTGGAGCTTgaggattggattgggagcctccaattgagttgtggagctagccccgatcaagtttgtaaaggttcggtcttcgccttcaaggaagccattagtggagctcactcacctttgtggtgccgtgagaggagaatagagtgagcctttatggcatctctacctttgtggtagagcactcctccaaacagaGACGTACACCTACCCCAATCGGTGGAACTctggtgaaatcttcgtctctcgTGTGGTATCCATTCTTACtctttacattcttgttatctagttgcttcggctattacTTCGGTTGTTGTACTTCATCCTATGGTTGCATTacctttagagaatttagtaaACCGTAGGTTAAATGTGTGTATctttctagaaaagaaaaagaaaaaaactaaaatttgttagtcgcctattcacctccccctctagccgaccataccgatctttcagcTAATCCAAACAACATTATAAAAAATAAAGCTATTTCTAAATTTTCAGATACACCAAAGAGCAGCAGCACATATAGAATTTAATGCCCAATGCTTTTTGTGTGAGATCCATAATCTGGCAATGGATTCCAGGTCAGCCCCCAGCTGTTTATTGAAATGTAGAGAAACAGTTTGCCAAATAATTTTAGCAACTGCACCGTCAAAAAAGAGATGTTGAACAGTTTCATTTTCAGAACAGAAAACACAGTTCTCTGATTTCTCTCTATGTCTTTTCTTTAGGTTATCTTTGGTCATAATCTTATTATGAGCGACTAGCCACAGAAAAACCTGAACTCTGGGTGGGACAGGGATTGACCAAAGGGAAGGGATGAAAATCTGTTTAACACCTCTAAAATTAATGATGCTGTAGAGAGAACTAGAGGAATACCTGAAGTAGTGTACTGCCACCTCTTAATCATGGGTAAACAACACGTCATGAAAACTGAAGAGGCCCattcttgtttcttttacGCTACATGTGCATCTTAGAAAGCGCAGGGAATAGCTAGAAAGGAAGAATAACTGGCGCAGGGAAATGACAGGCCAAGGGCTGGCTGGGAAAAATAGAAATGTCAAATTGAGTGACTAAAGAGACAAATGCACCTTATTTATCTAAACTTTAGCAAAGTTTAGATTACAACCTTAATTCCACTTTGGTTTAAGTTACTTTCCTAAAGTAAGAAAACCATTTAGATAACACAACTAATCCTATTTTGACTGATCTAACTAGGGTGTTGTAGTACCACG includes:
- the LOC100823288 gene encoding 60S ribosomal protein L6-3 — translated: MAPTSKMALGIKRASRSHSYHRRGLWAIKAKHGGAFPKAEKPAAVAEPKFYPADDVKPRNPSTRKPNPTKLRSTITPGTVLILLAGRYMGKRVVFLKQLKSGLLLITGPFKINGVPIRRVNQTYVIATSTKVDISGVKVEKFDDKYFARDKKARAKKTEGELFETEKETTKNLPDFKKDDQKTIDAELIKAIEAVPDLKNYLGARFSLRDGDKPHEMTF